In Acanthopagrus latus isolate v.2019 chromosome 17, fAcaLat1.1, whole genome shotgun sequence, the following are encoded in one genomic region:
- the LOC119005428 gene encoding glycoprotein endo-alpha-1,2-mannosidase-like protein: MARLRRKACIALFLFTLFVFGTMMGLRTLKPSDGFSDLAPGVELLPMIGGKMDRRSVSHDASASPGQARPAGSNTKAAMSNSGPEGTIFYDVHIFYYTWYGNPHLDGKYIHWDHILVPHWDPKIASSYPRGRHMPPEDIGSSFYPELNPYSSRDPDVLESHMEQIGASAAGVLVLSWYPPGLADDNGEPAEDLVPAVLDAAYRHNLKVAFHIQPYRGRNDQSVHDNIKYIIDRYGDHGAFYKFTSSTGKSLPLFYIYDSYLTPPESWSEFLTPTGSHSVRGSAYDSIFIALIVEERHKHDILAGGFDGMYTFFASNGFSFGSSHQNWKAIKAFCDGNNLLFIPSVGPGYIDTSIRPWNNHNTRNRVNGRYYETALQAALNVRPEMVTITSFNEWHEGTQIERAVPKKTVTRVYLDYQPHGPDHYLELTRRWAEQFNKEKEQWLM, encoded by the exons ATGGCAAGACTACGGAGGAAAGCGTGCATagctctgtttctcttcacGCTGTTCGTCTTCGGGACCATGATGGGACTGAGGACCTTGAAGCCCAGCGACGGCTTCTCGGATCTGGCTCCAGGTGTGGAGCTGCTGCCGATGATAGGAGGCAAGATGGACCGGCGCTCCGTGTCCCATGACGCCAGCGCGTCCCCGGGTCAAGCCCGCCCGGCTGGCAGCAACACCAAAGCAGCTATGTCCAACTCCGGCCCCGAGGGGACCATATTTTACGATGTCCATATTTTTTACTACACCTGGTACGGCAACCCGCACCTGGACGGCAAATACATCCACTGGGACCACATCCTGGTGCCGCACTGGGACCCCAAAATTGCGTCCAGCTACCCGAGAGGGAGACACATGCCGCCGGAGGACATCGGCTCCAGTTTCTACCCGGAGCTCAACCCGTACAGCTCGAGAGATCCGGACGTGCTGGAGTCCCACATGGAGCAGATCGGAGCATCTGCAGCAG GGGTCCTCGTCCTGTCCTGGTATCCTCCCGGCCTGGCTGACGACAATGGCGAACCCGCTGAGGATTTGGTACCAGCTGTACTGGATGCTGCATACAGGCACAACCTCAAG GTCGCATTTCACATCCAGCCGTACCGAGGACGAAATGACCAGAGTGTGCACGACAACATCAAGTACATCATTGACAG GTACGGTGACCACGGCGCCTTCTACAAGTTCACTTCCAGCACAGGGAAGAGTCTTCCTCTATTTTACATCTATGACTCCTACCTGACTCCACCAGAGTCCTGGTCTGAGTTTCTGACTCCCACCGGCTCCCACAGCGTGCGCGGCTCGGCCTACGACTCCATCTTTATCGCCCTGATCGTGGAGGAGCGCCACAAGCACGACATCCTCGCAGGAGGCTTTGATGGCATGTACACTTTTTTTGCTTCCAACGGCTTCTCCTTTGGCTCCTCTCACCAGAACTGGAAGGCCATCAAAGCTTTCTGCGACGGCAACaatctcctcttcatccccaGCGTTGGACCAGGTTACATCGACACCAGCATCCGGCCGTGGAACAACCACAACACCCGCAACAGGGTGAACGGCCGTTACTATGAGACGGCCCTGCAGGCGGCGCTGAACGTGAGGCCGGAGATGGTCACCATTACGTCTTTTAACGAATGGCATGAAGGGACGCAGATAGAGAGGGCCGTGCCCAAAAAAACTGTGACCCGCGTGTACCTGGACTATCAGCCACACGGCCCCGATCACTACCTGGAGCTGACCCGCCGCTGGGCCGAGCAGTTCAACAAAGAGAAGGAGCAGTGGCTCATGTGA
- the si:ch1073-284b18.2 gene encoding protein lin-28 homolog A isoform X1, translated as MGSVSNQEFPGVCKTEEDEGPSTEEDSQAFRGVGVCKWFNVRMGFGFLSMTSREGVPLDEPVDVFVHQSKLHMDGFRSLKEGEAVEFSYKKSSKGLESQRVTGPDGIHCVGSERRPKGKKVQKRRSKGDRCYNCGGLDHHAKECKLPPQPKKCHFCQSIDHMVANCPIKAQQSSPGSQGKPSPSKGDEEEHSHSAPPPEASD; from the exons ATGGGCTCCGTTTCAAACCAGGAATTCCCAG GAGTGTGTAAGACCGAGGAGGATGAGGGACCGAGCACCGAGGAGGACTCGCAGGCTTTCCGCGGGGTCGGCGTGTGCAAATGGTTCAACGTCCGCATGGGCTTCGGCTTCCTGTCCATGACCAGCCGAGAGGGAGTGCCCCTGGACGAACCGGTTGATGTGTTCGTCCATCAG AGCAAGTTGCACATGGATGGCTTCCGCAGCCTGAAGGAGGGTGAGGCGGTTGAGTTTTCCTACAAGAAGTCATCGAAGGGCCTGGAGTCGCAGAGAGTTACTGGACCGGATGGCATCCACTGTGTGGGCAGCGAAAGGAGACCCAAAGGCAAGAAGGTCCAGAAGCGACGTTCAAAGGGTGATAG GTGCTACAACTGCGGAGGCCTGGACCACCATGCCAAGGAATGCAAACTACCACCCCAGCCAAAGAAGTGCCATTTCTGCCAGAGCATCGACCACATGGTTGCCAACTGCCCAATCAAAGCACAACAGTCCTCACCAGGTTCTCAGGGAAAACCGTCCCCCTCGaaaggagacgaggaggagcaCAGCCACTCGGCACCGCCTCCCGAGGCCTCTGATTAA
- the si:ch1073-284b18.2 gene encoding protein lin-28 homolog A isoform X2, with the protein MAEGVCKTEEDEGPSTEEDSQAFRGVGVCKWFNVRMGFGFLSMTSREGVPLDEPVDVFVHQSKLHMDGFRSLKEGEAVEFSYKKSSKGLESQRVTGPDGIHCVGSERRPKGKKVQKRRSKGDRCYNCGGLDHHAKECKLPPQPKKCHFCQSIDHMVANCPIKAQQSSPGSQGKPSPSKGDEEEHSHSAPPPEASD; encoded by the exons ATGGCAGAAG GAGTGTGTAAGACCGAGGAGGATGAGGGACCGAGCACCGAGGAGGACTCGCAGGCTTTCCGCGGGGTCGGCGTGTGCAAATGGTTCAACGTCCGCATGGGCTTCGGCTTCCTGTCCATGACCAGCCGAGAGGGAGTGCCCCTGGACGAACCGGTTGATGTGTTCGTCCATCAG AGCAAGTTGCACATGGATGGCTTCCGCAGCCTGAAGGAGGGTGAGGCGGTTGAGTTTTCCTACAAGAAGTCATCGAAGGGCCTGGAGTCGCAGAGAGTTACTGGACCGGATGGCATCCACTGTGTGGGCAGCGAAAGGAGACCCAAAGGCAAGAAGGTCCAGAAGCGACGTTCAAAGGGTGATAG GTGCTACAACTGCGGAGGCCTGGACCACCATGCCAAGGAATGCAAACTACCACCCCAGCCAAAGAAGTGCCATTTCTGCCAGAGCATCGACCACATGGTTGCCAACTGCCCAATCAAAGCACAACAGTCCTCACCAGGTTCTCAGGGAAAACCGTCCCCCTCGaaaggagacgaggaggagcaCAGCCACTCGGCACCGCCTCCCGAGGCCTCTGATTAA
- the si:ch1073-284b18.2 gene encoding protein lin-28 homolog A isoform X3 has protein sequence MGFGFLSMTSREGVPLDEPVDVFVHQSKLHMDGFRSLKEGEAVEFSYKKSSKGLESQRVTGPDGIHCVGSERRPKGKKVQKRRSKGDRCYNCGGLDHHAKECKLPPQPKKCHFCQSIDHMVANCPIKAQQSSPGSQGKPSPSKGDEEEHSHSAPPPEASD, from the exons ATGGGCTTCGGCTTCCTGTCCATGACCAGCCGAGAGGGAGTGCCCCTGGACGAACCGGTTGATGTGTTCGTCCATCAG AGCAAGTTGCACATGGATGGCTTCCGCAGCCTGAAGGAGGGTGAGGCGGTTGAGTTTTCCTACAAGAAGTCATCGAAGGGCCTGGAGTCGCAGAGAGTTACTGGACCGGATGGCATCCACTGTGTGGGCAGCGAAAGGAGACCCAAAGGCAAGAAGGTCCAGAAGCGACGTTCAAAGGGTGATAG GTGCTACAACTGCGGAGGCCTGGACCACCATGCCAAGGAATGCAAACTACCACCCCAGCCAAAGAAGTGCCATTTCTGCCAGAGCATCGACCACATGGTTGCCAACTGCCCAATCAAAGCACAACAGTCCTCACCAGGTTCTCAGGGAAAACCGTCCCCCTCGaaaggagacgaggaggagcaCAGCCACTCGGCACCGCCTCCCGAGGCCTCTGATTAA